A stretch of the Neodiprion lecontei isolate iyNeoLeco1 chromosome 4, iyNeoLeco1.1, whole genome shotgun sequence genome encodes the following:
- the LOC124294020 gene encoding uncharacterized protein LOC124294020: MRKFSIAGWLLRLQTLIVIVSYPAAGQFDHISSPSVITDVFTVGLTKRQTPMHKVLFTQRGYIQFLRWELPVPEIEEFTFCLWVKSFNLTYAHSIFSYSKDESERLVRSWISPFGRSIHLEIGGVEIMAHPTRFEEHRWYHVCQSWDNQIGRYAVWIDGQKATEGQAIELAGRVIPSGGDIVVGQEYTDFDKGLEEGIEGAVVGFNLLLVSAFDRLKGFHNGRDSILSSSGYGIGAGSLNSNFAFKRSPEINHFRRTGGTGQTLTAKPAANRFIDYPKKIVNERREGAFESTLREYLGDQGGFGGTLVKTGDEQRPVLAVKIVHRSKRDTRQTMRRRTKRRGGKEPLGLQLMHLTYSHCEIGRGSPFIGGSKMLISWTRTPVKVFGGAIVKNAKSSCGNF; this comes from the exons ATGCGAAAGTTCAGTATCGCCGGTTGGCTTCTGCGGTTGCAGACCTTGATCGTGATCGTCTCCTATCCAGCCGCGGGACAATTCGACCACATTTCTAGCCCGTCGGTAATCACCGACGTTTTCACGGTTGGCCTGACGAAGCGACAAACGCCAATGCACAAGGTGCTCTTCACCCAGAGGGGATACATACAG TTCTTACGCTGGGAGCTTCCGGTACCAGAAATCGAAGAATTTACCTTTTGTTTGTGGGTCAAGTCCTTCAACTTGACGTACGCTCATTCGATATTTTCGTACTCAA AGGACGAGTCAGAGCGGCTGGTGCGTTCTTGGATATCGCCGTTTGGTCGCAGCATCCACCTCGAGATCGGGGGAGTCGAGATAATGGCGCATCCCACCCGCTTCGAGGAGCACCGATGGTACCACGTCTGTCAGAGCTGGGATAACCAGATCGGACGGTACGCGGTCTGGATCGATGGGCAGAAGGCGACCGAGGGCCAAGCCATTGAG CTGGCCGGCCGTGTGATACCCAGCGGCGGTGACATAGTCGTGGGTCAGGAGTACACCGACTTCGACAAGGGACTGGAAGAGGGAATCGAGGGCGCGGTGGTGGGCTTCAATCTTCTCCTGGTCTCGGCTTTCGACAGACTGAAGGGTTTTCACAACGGGCGAGACTCGATCCTGTCGTCTTCGGGTTATGGGATTGGCGCAGGATCGTTGAACTCGAATTTCGCATTCAAGAGAAGTCCGGAAATCAATCACTTCCGGAGGACCGGAGGAACCGGTCAGACGCTGACCGCAAAACCGGCGGCAAACCGGTTTATCGACTATCCGAAGAAAATCGTCAACGAAAGACGCGAGGGGGCTTTCGAAAGCACTTTGAGGGAGTATCTCGGAGATCAGGGAGGGTTTGGTGGGACCCTCGTGAAGACGGGCGACGAGCAACGGCCAGTTCTGGCAGTGAAAATTGTTCACAGGAGTAAAAGGGACACGAGGCAAACGATGCGGAGACGAACAAAGCGACGTGGAGGAAAAGAGCCTCTCGGCTTACAGCTGATGCACTTGACTTATAGTCACTGCGAGATCGGCAGAGGTAGTCCCTTCATCGGAGGATCAAAGATGTTGATATCCTGGACCAGGACACCGGTCAAGGTTTTCGGAGGCGCGATTGTGAAAAACGCGAAGAGCTCCTGCGGGAACTTTTAA